TGTCCACTGCACCATTCTTGACGCCTTCGCAGCAGCCGCCACGGTGTCGTGTGACTTCGAGAAGTATGGCTGCGACGCCGGCCGCATCGTGTACCACGAGGCTGCCGACCACAGGCGCGTGTGCCAGCATGCGCCTTCCGGATGCTCGGCTAAGGGTGCTCGGCCCGAACCCTTATAGATAGTGTACACAATACTAAAGATAGTATACACAATTTTCTAGCAAATTATATAGATTGTGTACACAATTTTCGATGTGTTGCAAGTGCCTGTTTATTAGTACGAACCCACTACTAGTACAAACTGTTGGGATGAAGCACCGGTTAGGGCATGGGCAATGGTTAGCCCCGGAGGTGCTGCTCCGCAAGCCAACTAGGCTTTGATGCCACTGTGGCGCAAAAGCGGTCGCCTGCAAACAGGGGCGGCGCCAGGGGTCTTCTTGGGTATTCGGTTGAATACCCAAGATTTTGACAAACcattgaaattttatataaaacaagcgatttttttttgcaaaacagtgATGATTTAGGCAAAATAAATACCATCCTtcaaaatgaatacccaccctctAGAACCTGGCGCCGCCACTGCCTGCAGACAACAAATGACTCCTGCAAAGGAGTCATATTCCTCTAGAGAAAAGCAAGAAAAGAGAGGACAAAACAAGAGAGCGTGCGTGTGAAAAGGATGCGAGAAGTTGGCTTCTCTGCCCTAGGTCTCGGAGACGGCGATGGCCGCGGACGATGCACAAAGCGACGCATCCGGAGCTGCAGGACGCGACCATGGCCATGGCAGCCCAAGTACAGAAGCACGAGGTCCAGATCACGTTGCCAAAAATCCGGGTCAACCGGGTCGCGGAATGGGTCACGGAACGAGCGTCGCTACCGGTGGATTTGATGGGTCGATTGAGGGTAGGATTCTTCGCAGGGATTGAGCCAGGATTTGAGGTTGCCGGGGGGCAAgacacaacaagcaaaaggaaaaaATTCTAGCATCCCAAACATGATAAAAAAAATAGATGGTTCAGGTAGACCACATGGTCGATCTACAATGCAAATAAGTTACAATTCTGTTAGTTTAGAATTGGCTTTCCGAGTACCAAGAAGATTAAATGTGTATTCTTCCCTTCATATATCCCTTGATTTAATTCGTACCAAGAAGATCAAGAATACCGAGGTATTCTTCTCTTCATCTATCCCTTTTACCACATCTCTTCGCTCTCTCTGCCTCGCTCCCGAATGGGGTCACCCGACAGAATGCAGGGTCGCGTCCCAGCCATCACGCCATGTCGATCCAGCACTTTTGCCAAACTTGCAGTTAGTAGTTGTGTCCAACTGTTTTGCCAACAATTCCCTAAAGTTCTTATTGAAATTGTAATGAAATTCTTTTCAAACTTGCCAGACATGAACTCAATTTCTTGAAACAAGTAAAAAGATTCAGATTATCAAATGGGAAAAAGGGAAAAATATATAAATAGTTGTAGTGTTTCAGTAAAGTTTTTGTAGAGTTACGGCCCTGCCGTCTTCCGTAGCCACTTGCCCATTGCCTAATGTTCTTCGATATTCCAGAAAGTTCAACCTTTTTGTTTACCTAATTTTTTCCTTTAGAATGACTTTTGCGGAATATATTACTTCGATAGTTTTTCATTGGGTTTATTTTTCTTATTTATTGCTAGTAAATTTTCATTCTAAAAAGTAGCATATCAATAAATTTAAAGATTTTTAAATAACATTATTCCATTTTTTTTCTAAAATCTTTGAGTTCCTTTTCACAGTTTTTTCCACTTTTCCTGAACTTTTTCTTTagcgttattttattttccttctaTTCTATTTCTACGATTCCATAACACTACTAATTCAGATAAATATGAGTTCTATTGCAGAAATGAAGGAGGGTCTGAACAAAGCAGCTACTAGGACGAACATATCTTTTGCGCTGCATAAAAAAGCTGACATATTCGAAGTCGCTCATAACCTCTTCCGGTCTTGAGGTCATACCTGCACAAGAGCTACCACATATATGTGATATATGCAGTCAGCGTGAACAAACCTAAGCTTAGTTGTGTGGCACCCGTCGACACCGTCGTAGCCAAAAAGAAAAAGGCGCGGATGCGGATGGTCTTGACGGGCTCGAGCAACTTCTGCTTGGCGTGAACCTTGGAAACTTGCATTGCATGGCTCCATGGAGACGACACGATGGTCATCAGTTCTCCAGCGGACTCCAGGAGAAAACAATGATGAATAAAGAGCTTCACGTCGAACATTTCGGCGATCAGTTCGAGCGAGTGAACAATAGAGtcagaaaagtaaaaaatataTTCTATCTTGGGCCAACATTTTACATCATGGGCCTTTACACAATCATCATCTCTTTCTCCCCAGCGTCATATGTGCTAGCGCGTCTATAAATAAATTCTTCTCAAACCCGAACACAGCATCTATCGATTAAAAAAAGTCTATAAATAAACTCTTCTCAAACCCGAACACAGCATCTAACAAAAGATGAGCCTATGGGAAAAAAAACACCTGCTAGGTGCAAATATTCACATGTGAACCCGATAGATCTACTAACGAAGCATCAACTGAAGTAGCTGGTTTTGAAAGAGAGGCCTCCATGCGTTGGTGTGATGACTTGGTAAGCGTTTACCAATATAGTGCATGTGTTCTCTTCCATTTTTCTTTATAGATACTCAGCAGGTTAACCATTTAGGAATCACATTCAGTCTATTGATGGGCGTACTATGTATGTCAGGGAAAGGATCAAAGTGAGTGAGATACCTGCTAAAGAAACAAAACCTCATCGACCTGTCCCCTTTTGTCATCTGCTGCAAGTGAAACAGCCACACGCTTTGTGATGCAAATGCAACAGGACGAGGGGTATTCGGAATTTACTAGGCATACAGCTAAGTAGTGACGAGGAGCTGGTTGGAGTCTTCAGTTTGTGTGGTGCGCAATTTGGGCAAAGGAAGCCAAGATGTTCGACTTTGGTGGCTACAGCCATTTTCTGGACTATATGGTCCCGAAAAGCTTTATTCCACCTGTAATGGCTGCCAAAAAATGTGCAGACAACGTTCAAGTTATAAGCGAATAGAACTCATGGGGCAGTTTGTTTTGTTGTTTCtttcctctttctttttcttttgtctcCTACCTCGCCTCCGTCTTTGTAGTTCTACTCTTCCGATTGTGCATGTAAAAAATGTGTTGGACAAGTTTCTCCATGCATGTCGTCCGTTTCTAATAAAAAGGAATGTGCGTCCCCTCGTGAAGTTGGTGAAAGAATACTATGTATGTTCTAGCAACATAGCTTACCATTATGTGCTCTAGTATGATATAAGTAGAAGATTTGCCCATCACCTCTGCTATACGCCGTTTTTATATCATCAAAACAAAATTCTAGTATTGTAAAACCTTCAGTTATACATATTTTTTATCAATGAAGATTCAGAACATAAATTCAATTAATGCATTGCCAATGAAGGCACATCAAAGAAGTACATGCAGATAAAAAAGCTGTAATTTCTTATTTTGTTCAAAACCTTACACATGACCTTCAATAAAACTATTTATTCCAATTCATTTGCTACTGTGCCAGCAAATTATTTATAACAGCTTTCTCTCAAAAAAAAGGTGCACGCTGAGGGATCCCCTTTCGGCGGTGACGAATAACCCTTGGTGGAGATGGATTATCCTTGCAATAATCTGCATCGCTGCAACTCCCTTCATTGTTACCAGAATTTCCACTTGTGTTACTGGAATCTGTATCATCCTCCTTCCTTGTATAGTCAATAATATCTCCAATTGGAACACTTGTCATCATATCCTCTTTGATTCCTTTAAGCTGCCAAAAAAATAGTCAAAAATATGATAACCTTAAATGAACTAATAACACGGGGTACACAATAGTTTAGTAGCTTACGTTGCAACCCAGAGAGCAAAAGCGGAATGGGTCGAGAAGAGCACGATTGCAAATCTCACAattgtatgatgatgatgatgccttgATCGCAGAAACACCACAACCACGATGTTGTGGGCGCTCATTAAGAAATACAACTGTTGCACTATTGATGACATACGTTTGTACATCACTAATATCAAGTATATCTTTTAACTCGGCAACCCTGACCACATCATGGTATGATGACCGCCTTATCTACAAGATTCCATAAGTTAATTCATGTTGGTCATGACACAAAGGTAGATCAATCCACTTTTTCATGAAAGATAATACATGGTTGATTTTTATATGATGGGTTGTATTAGATTTGGTAACTTTTGACACATGTTCTATAAATATGACGTAGGTGTTAATACCAACCATATTTATATAACAAGATCCCCAAGATCATAGATAATATAAAATGATGTAAAATTCTCTTGCATAATCTCTATTACCAAATCATAACGTTGTTCACCATACCTGGATTACTTGATGGGTGGAATGATGGCGCGAACGACAATAATAGCAGAAGCCGCCCTTCGATTCCTCGCAGTCTATGCAGAATAGGTTACACTCATTACGAGTAGAGGAGAGATGGTTGGTGCAAATTGTGAAGAACTGTGTTGCAAGCAATAGCTCTAGCCATGTAGGCACCATCCCCCCCTTCATGGCGAAAACAAAGACGCTTTGCACTTGTACTACTATGTGTTGTGTTTAGTAAGGGACGGTATGCGGTACCTTTATAGTGTGATCTAGGC
The Triticum dicoccoides isolate Atlit2015 ecotype Zavitan chromosome 3A, WEW_v2.0, whole genome shotgun sequence genome window above contains:
- the LOC119273549 gene encoding uncharacterized protein LOC119273549; the encoded protein is MKGGMVPTWLELLLATQFFTICTNHLSSTRNECNLFCIDCEESKGGFCYYCRSRHHSTHQVIQIRRSSYHDVVRVAELKDILDISDVQTYVINSATVVFLNERPQHRGCGVSAIKASSSSYNCEICNRALLDPFRFCSLGCNLKGIKEDMMTSVPIGDIIDYTRKEDDTDSSNTSGNSGNNEGSCSDADYCKDNPSPPRVIRHRRKGIPQRAPFF